Genomic DNA from Candidatus Stygibacter australis:
GAGGTCTTTTTGTCAATGCTTTCTTTTACATATCTTATATATTTTTCAAGCACTTAGACAAGTCGGAAATATCAGTTAATTATTAAAACTATTATATTGCAGAACCTTGGACATATCTGCCAGATTACAGAAGAACTGCCTGATGCTTTGAATTATTTTCAGGAGGCTCTGAGTATCAAACTGAAAGCAGGTATCAAGCATGAGGTAATTCGAACTATCTGTAATATAGTATATATTTATATTGATTCCGGTAATCAGGAGAGAGCATATGAAAATCTGCTCTTAGCAAGTAAAAAATTGTCCGAATGCTCATTGATAGAGCAGATTTACATTTATAAAGCATATATTAAATATTATAAATTTATTAATGACCTGCCTAATCAAGTTCTTTATCAGGAAAAACTATTAGCTGCCAAAGACCTGCTGGCTGAAAGTGATAATCTAAAGAAAGTAGATTAACTTAAAGCTCAACACCTGATCAATCTCTATAAAGAAAAAAGATGACCTTCTGAGAGTGTGCGGCATGGGAAGGCATAGATTGAGTGATTGGGAATGGAATGTAAGGATTTTCAATCCGTGAGAAGTGAGACGTGAAATGTAATGTGAGGATTTTCAATCCGTGAGAAGTGAGACGTGAGACGTGAGACGAAATGTAATGTGGAACACAGAGAGAAGAGGTTTATAGCAACGAACAATTACGAACAAAACGAACTTAAGAAGTATAAGACGGAAAAGAGAAGAGTTTATTATTTATTTGGTCTATAAGTCCTGTAGTCTATCAGTCATGCAGTCTCTCCGTCGTGCAGTCTCTCCGTCGTGCAGTCTCTCCGTCGTGCAGTCTCTCCGTCGTGCAGTCGAGTAGCCGTTATGTTGGCTGGTGGTTGATAATAAAAGATTTTTTTTTGCTTGACATATACAAATGATAATCCTAAATTAATTAGGACAATGGAGGATAACAAAAATGAAAGGGCACATTATTTTATTAATCACTTTGGCAATATTTTCTTTACTTTTTGCTGATGGCACTCCTGCTGAAGGTGCTGGCACAGAAAATGATCCTTATTTGATTGAGACATTGGATAACCTTTTGTGGTTGAGTACTACTGAGGCGGTTTGGGATAGTACTAGTTATTTTTTGCAGACTGCTGATATAGATGCCAGTGATACACAGACCTGGAATAATGGTGAAGGATTCAGTCCTATAGGAAATTATACTTCTCGATTTCAAGGTTCCTATAATGGTGCTTATTACAATATTGATGGTCTGTATATTATTAGACCTATAGATAATTACATCGGACTTTTTGGATTTACTTCCAGATCAACCATTGAAGCTCTTAGTGTTATTAATGTAAATGTGTATGGACATTTTCAAGTTGGCGGTTTGGTTGGAGCTAATAACAATCAATCCCTGATCACTGAATGCAATACAAGCGGAAATGTAATTGGGTATTGGTGCGTAGGTGGCATGGTGGGAATCAATAGTAATAATTCCCCGCTTAATATATGCTATGCAACCTGTATTGTGAGTGGACTCACTGACAATGTTGGGGGATTGGTAGGAACTAATTATAGATCTACTCTCAGCACATGCTATGCCACAGGTAATGTGAGTGGATATACTCTTGTTGGGGGATTGATTGGAGAAAATCATTATCAATCCACTCTCAGCAAATGCTATGCAACCGGCAATGTGACTGGTCATTCATACATTGGTGGTTTAGCAGGAAGTGTTTATTCATGCACTCTCAATGCAAGTTATGCTACTGGTAATGTGATTGGAGAAGCTAATGTAGGTGGTTTGGCTGGACGAAATTACGTTGCTACTATCAGCTCATGTTATGCCATTGGTAGTGTGAGTGGCAATGATCATCATGGTGGCTTGGTAGGATTAAATTATTTTGCACAAATAAATAACTGTGTCTGGAATTCAGGGACAACCGGGCAGACTATCGGGATTGGCTATGATTATGAAGGTGTAATAACAAATTTAATTGGAGCAACAACTGCAGAGATGCAGATAGTGAGTACTTATACTGATATTGACTGGGATTTTGTGGGGGAAAGTATCAATGGGACAGAAGAAATCTGGGATATAGATGATGAGATCAATGATGGTTATCCATATATTTATGATATTGAATTTCCGGTGAGCAATGATGAAAATGTAATCCACCCAGGCGGACAAGAATTGGAAATTGAAAATTATCCCAATCCCTTTAATCCGGTGACTAATATCTTTTATGAATTAGGTGAAGATGCTGAAAATGTGACTTTGGCTGTTTATAATATCAGAGGACAAAGAGTTTGGCAAAAGCAGCTAAAAGAGACAGGCAGGGGAAGTCATACAGTGATCTGGTCAGGAAAGGGGCTGGCATCAGGGATATATTTTTATATGATCAGGGCAGATGAAAATGCTAGAACAGGAAAGATGATCATGCTTAAGTAGGATCAGGATTATGGGGATAAATCGTCGGGATCAGGATTTTCGGGATTTACAGGATGAAGAGGATTAAGAGAATTAAGAGGTGTTTGTTATGAAGATGGTAAGATTTGTTTTTTTAATTTTAGTTTTATCAAGTCAGCTTTTTGCTGATGGCACTCCTGCTGAAGGTGCTGGGACAGAAAATGATCCATATCAAATTGCAATTTTAGATAATCTGCTTTGGCTAAGCACAACTGACACGGTTTGGGATAGTACTTATCACTTTCTCCAAACTACTGATATTGATGCCAGTGATACTCAGAATTGGAATGATGGCGAGGGCTTTAGTCCCATCGGGAGGCTTCACAACTTCACATTCATGGGAAACTATAATGGAGGTTACTACGAAATAGATTGTCTGTATATCAACAGGCCGAACTCCGATCACATCGGATTCTTTGGTAATATTCAAGAAGCAAACATAGAAGCAATTGGTCTTACGAATGTAGAAGTGACTGGAAACGCGTATGTGGGAGGTTTAGTAGGCAAAAGTAATTTATCTTCTTCTATCAGTGAAAGTTTTATTGAAGGTATTGTAGGTGGAAACTTTTGTGTAGGTGGTCTGGTTGGACATTGTTATAATACTTCTATCAGCGGCAGCTTTGCAGCAGGGAATGTAAGCGGAGATGAGTCAATTGGCGGCCTAATTGGATATTGTAATAGTTCTCCAATAGTTGGAAGTTCTCAAATATGTGATAGTTATGCAATGTGTAGCATAACTGGTAATAATTATGCTGGTGGTTTGGTAGGGTACAACATATATTCAACTTACAGTCAAAGTTATTATGATTATGAGACAGTTTTAATAAATGATCAGCACATAATATCAGTTGGCGCTCTTACCAGTGAGTTATATGATGCCTGGATGGATAATGATCTGACCTTAGAGATCACGGAATATCTGTCTTATGATGGAGAATATTATCTCATTAACGATACCGCTGATTTTGAAAAGCTTCTGGCATTTGGATATGAATCAACATACAGTTATAAACTTACGGAAGACATAGATTTGACCAGTAATCCAGATTTTTATATTCCTTTTTTTTCCGGGACAATTAATGGTGACCTTCATACTATTAACGGATTGAATGTAAATATACCTCAAAATGGTCGTATCGGACTTTTGGGTTATATTTATGAAGCAACCATAGAAAACCTTGGGGTAACCAATGTGAATGTGATTGGGCTTCGAGATGTAGGCGGATTGGCAGGTGCAAGTTTTATGTCTTTGATCAGCAACTGTTATTCGACGGGCAGTGTTAATGGTTCTGCAATGGCAGGAGGTTTACTTGGTTTAAATTATATGTCCACACTCAGCGAAAGTTTTTCAGCCTGTAGTGTTACTGGAAACTCCAGTATCGGTGGCTTAATAGGATTTAATGGTCAGTCCATAATCAGTAAAAGTTATGCTGTTGGCAGTGTTGATGGAGCAAACTTACAAGTTGGAGGACTTGTAGGGGAAAATTGTTATTCATCCATTATCAGTGAAAGTTTTGCTGCCGGTAATGTGAATGGGTATATGTATGTTGGCGGCTTAGCTGGCACGAATGATGAATCCGAGATCATTGATAGCTACGCAACAGGCAATGTGATTGGAGAAGATTCCAAAGTGGGAGGTCTGGTCGGACAGAATAGAGATTCATCGATCAGCCGCTGTTATGAAACAGGCATGGCAACAGCGAGTGAATGTGTAGGTGGTCTGATTGGAATTCAAATTAATGGTTCAATCAATAACAGTATCTGGAATATTGAGACATCCGGACAAGCTTTAGGGTATGCAACTAATTATAGTGGCACAATCACTAATTTACTTGGCAAAACAACAGCAGAAATGCTGCTTATGAGCACTTATACGGATATTAGTTGGGATTTTTGGGGGGAAAGTATTAATGGTGATGAAGATATATGGGATATTGACGAAGATATTAATGAGGGTTATCCGTTTATTTATGATATAGAAATTCCGGTGAGTAATGATGAAATGGTAATTGAAAATGTAAAATGTAAAATTGAAAATTATCCCAATCCATTTAATCCTGTGACTAATATCTGTTATGCATTAGGTGAAGATGCTGAAAATGTTACTTTGGCTGTTTATAATATCAAAGGACAAAGAATTTGGTCAAAGCAGCTAAAAGAGACAGGCAGGGGAAATCATTCACTGATCTGGTCAGGAGAGGGTTTGGCATCCGGAATATATTTTTATATGATCAAAGTAGATGAAAATACCAGTACAGGAAAGATGATAATGCTGAAATAAGATCAGGATTATTGGGATAAAACGTCGGGATCAGGATTTACAGGATGAAGAGGATTAAGAGGAGTTTATTATGAAGATGGCAAGTTTTGTTTTTATATTATTAGTTTTATCAAGTCAGCTTTTTGCTGATGGCACACCTGCTGAAGGGGCTGGCACAGAAAATGATCCATATCAAATTGAAACATTGGATAACCTTTTGTGGCTGAGTACCACTGAGGCTGTCTGGGATAGTACCTGCTACTTCATCCAGACTGCTGATATTGATGCCAGTGATACCCAGACTTGGAATGAGGGAGCCGGATTCAGTCCAATAGGGTATTCTGTGCCTGGTAATGGTATGGCATTTAGAGGTAAATATAACGGAAATTACCACATTATAAATGGACTATATATAAACAGGTTAGAGGAATATAATATTGGACTTTTCGGACGTACATATG
This window encodes:
- a CDS encoding GLUG motif-containing protein yields the protein MKGHIILLITLAIFSLLFADGTPAEGAGTENDPYLIETLDNLLWLSTTEAVWDSTSYFLQTADIDASDTQTWNNGEGFSPIGNYTSRFQGSYNGAYYNIDGLYIIRPIDNYIGLFGFTSRSTIEALSVINVNVYGHFQVGGLVGANNNQSLITECNTSGNVIGYWCVGGMVGINSNNSPLNICYATCIVSGLTDNVGGLVGTNYRSTLSTCYATGNVSGYTLVGGLIGENHYQSTLSKCYATGNVTGHSYIGGLAGSVYSCTLNASYATGNVIGEANVGGLAGRNYVATISSCYAIGSVSGNDHHGGLVGLNYFAQINNCVWNSGTTGQTIGIGYDYEGVITNLIGATTAEMQIVSTYTDIDWDFVGESINGTEEIWDIDDEINDGYPYIYDIEFPVSNDENVIHPGGQELEIENYPNPFNPVTNIFYELGEDAENVTLAVYNIRGQRVWQKQLKETGRGSHTVIWSGKGLASGIYFYMIRADENARTGKMIMLK
- a CDS encoding T9SS type A sorting domain-containing protein, yielding MKMVRFVFLILVLSSQLFADGTPAEGAGTENDPYQIAILDNLLWLSTTDTVWDSTYHFLQTTDIDASDTQNWNDGEGFSPIGRLHNFTFMGNYNGGYYEIDCLYINRPNSDHIGFFGNIQEANIEAIGLTNVEVTGNAYVGGLVGKSNLSSSISESFIEGIVGGNFCVGGLVGHCYNTSISGSFAAGNVSGDESIGGLIGYCNSSPIVGSSQICDSYAMCSITGNNYAGGLVGYNIYSTYSQSYYDYETVLINDQHIISVGALTSELYDAWMDNDLTLEITEYLSYDGEYYLINDTADFEKLLAFGYESTYSYKLTEDIDLTSNPDFYIPFFSGTINGDLHTINGLNVNIPQNGRIGLLGYIYEATIENLGVTNVNVIGLRDVGGLAGASFMSLISNCYSTGSVNGSAMAGGLLGLNYMSTLSESFSACSVTGNSSIGGLIGFNGQSIISKSYAVGSVDGANLQVGGLVGENCYSSIISESFAAGNVNGYMYVGGLAGTNDESEIIDSYATGNVIGEDSKVGGLVGQNRDSSISRCYETGMATASECVGGLIGIQINGSINNSIWNIETSGQALGYATNYSGTITNLLGKTTAEMLLMSTYTDISWDFWGESINGDEDIWDIDEDINEGYPFIYDIEIPVSNDEMVIENVKCKIENYPNPFNPVTNICYALGEDAENVTLAVYNIKGQRIWSKQLKETGRGNHSLIWSGEGLASGIYFYMIKVDENTSTGKMIMLK